A region of Massilia sp. WG5 DNA encodes the following proteins:
- a CDS encoding biopolymer transporter ExbD, with product MHIDLGDDEQPEIGLIALIDCIFFLLMFFMVATSFKQKETQHKDKAIPITLPRSSATLDLLDAAPDPLVIRVDRAGQVAIGEDKLSVEALHARLSGEAHAHPGRPVRIEGDGNASYQSIVHVLDLCQFEGLTNIAMRARRQ from the coding sequence ATGCACATTGATCTCGGCGACGACGAGCAGCCCGAGATCGGCCTGATCGCGCTGATCGACTGCATCTTCTTTTTGCTGATGTTCTTCATGGTCGCGACCTCGTTCAAGCAGAAGGAAACGCAGCACAAGGACAAGGCCATCCCGATCACGCTGCCGCGCTCCTCCGCCACGCTCGACCTGCTTGATGCCGCGCCCGATCCGCTGGTGATCCGGGTCGACCGCGCGGGCCAGGTGGCGATCGGCGAGGACAAGCTGTCGGTCGAGGCCCTGCATGCACGTCTGTCGGGCGAGGCGCATGCGCATCCTGGCCGGCCGGTGCGCATCGAGGGCGATGGCAATGCTTCTTACCAGTCCATCGTCCATGTGCTCGACCTGTGTCAGTTCGAAGGCCTGACCAATATCGCGATGCGTGCGCGGCGGCAGTAA